The sequence GACGGCTCGGGCGCGGGCCGGCATGGTTGCCGAACCGGCGTACAGCTAGAGCGCGCTGCGTTAAATTCGGCGCAGGTCGCGCGCTCTAAGTTTCTGTTGTCGCATCGTTTATGCGGAAAACCGGTTTCCACTTTTCCGCACGATGCTTTAAGGTTGATCTCAGTAGTTGCTACGGCAGGAGCCGGGGCCAAGGATAACCTTGACCCGGCTCCTGCCGTCCCCCCCAAAGAATCAGGCCGGCACCAGTGACTCGGCCATGGCTTTGCCGGCGATGAACCCTGTCACCATGGCCGGGCCGACATTGCAGCCATGCGCCGGCGATTTGCCGCGCCAGATGGAATTGGCATCAAGCCCGGCCGCAAACAGTCCTGCTACCGGCGCGCCATCTGTTCCGATCACGCGGCATTGCGCGTCGATCTTGAGGCCCACCGTCGTGGACCCGTCGCCCGGATAGATTTGGATGGCATAGAAGGGTGCCTTTTCCACCCGACCAAGACACGGGTTGGGCTGATGCCTGGGATCGCCGATCTCGATATCGATCTGCGTGTCGCCCTTGCCGAAATCCAGATCCTTGCCGGTCTCGGCATAGCGGTTCATTTTCGCGACCGTCGCCACCAGCCCGTCGGCGTCCACACCGATCTTGTCCGCCAGTTCGCGCAGGCTGGGCGCCGCTGTGACATAGCCCGCCGCGATCAGTTTCTTGAGACCGCCGCCGCCGGGATACACCATGCCCATGCCATATTTCTTGATGAACGCGGCATCCCCGATGATGTGGGCGGGCACGGTGCCGCTCTTGTGCATGGCCTCGACAAAGTGGACGGACGCCTCATTCCCGAAACGCTCGCCCTTGGCATCGACCGCGATGCAGCCGGGCTTCGACATGTCGATCAGATGCGCGTAGCGCGCGACATAGCCGTCCGGCCGCGTCATCTTGGAAACCACGGCCCAGACGGCATTGACCAGATTGTCGCCGTCCAGCGACGCCCCGGCATCCAGCCCCATATTCATCCCGTCACCGGTATTTTCATAAGGCAGGATCGAGATATGCTCCTCGGCATAGGGGATATAGGCCTTGCGCAACTGCTCACTGGCCGAAAAACCGCCGGACGCCAGCAGGACGCCAACCCTTGCTTCGATGTCCTCGCCGCCGACGCGCACGCCGGTCACGCGGCCGGCCTTCACCAGCAGCCGATCGACAGCGGCGTCCTTGCGGAGCGTGACGCCAGCATCGATGGCCGACCGGATCAGCCGCGCCGCCAGCGCATTGCCCATGGTCAGCCGCGTACCGCGCGGATAGCGGCGCACCTTGTCCAGGCCGAATTTCGCGGCCAGCTTGCCGAAATGGAACAGCGACCTGGGCGACGGCATTTCGGCCAGATAAGGAAGGTCGAACAGATCGATCATGAAGCCGCCCGGCGCGTTGAACTCCTCGCGTGCCGGACGAAGCTCGGCGAAGTGATCGCCCAGTTTCTTGCCGTCATATTCCTGCGGCGAAAGCAGTCGGCCATGATCGGCGGCGCCGCCGACTTCAGGGTACCAGTCACTGCTGGGCGGCGAGAGAAGGAAATGAACCTCGCTGTTCTTGTCCAGCCATTCCACCATTTCCGGACCGGCGTCGAGATAGGCGTCGATCAGCGCGGGATTGGCCGTCGGTCCGATCACGTCCAGCACATATTGGCGCGCCACGGCGCGGCTGTCCTCGACACCGGCGGCCTTGGCCTGCGGGCTGTCGGGAATCCAGATGCCGCCGCCCGAAACCGATGTCGTGCCGCCGAAATGTTCGGCCTTTTCAAGCACGAGGACCGACAGCCCGGCGGACGCGGCCCTGATCGCCGCAGTCATGCCCGCAGCGCCCGATCCCACCACCACAACATCATATTGGGCCATCAAGTCCTCCCGATCAGTCTTGCGATGTCCATGAGGAAAAGCGCGCCAGCTCGCGCCTTTCCCCCGGCAGGTTTCAGATTTTGGGCATGATTTCCTCGGCCACCCACTGGAGCCGCTCAAGATATTCGGTCAGCCCGGATATGCCCGGCGGCAGCGGAACGATGGTTTCATTGACCCCCAGTTCCTTCAGCCAGCCCACCTGATCGATGACCTTTTGCGCGTCCCGCGTCCCGGGCGCGCGCGGGTCATCCATGATCTCATGATGCGCGCCGACATTGAGCATTTCGAGCGCAAAGAACATGTCGATCGGCCGTCCGTCATATTCAGGCTGCGAACGGATGAAGTCGAGGCATTCCGGGAATTTTTCCGGCGGGGTGCGGAAGGGCGACCAGCCGTCGCCGAATTTCGCCACGCGCCTGAGCACCGGTTCGGCATCGCCCCCGAACCAGATCGGCAGACGCGGTTGCTGCACCGGCTTGGGCGCGAACCCGACATTTCTGAACCGGACGAACTCGCCCTCGAATTCGGGCTTTTCCGATGTCCACAGTTCCATGATCGCGGCGACATATTCATCGGCCATGCGCCCGCGCTGGTGGAAATCCACACCCAGCATGTCGAACTCTTCCTTCAGCCAGCCGACCCCGAACAAGGCCGTGGCCCGGCCGCCGCTCAGCCAGTCGAGCGTCGACCAGGCCTTGGCATGAACGATCGGGCTTTGCAGAGGCAGGATCGACACCGAGGAACTGAGCTTCATGTTCCTGGTACGACCGGCGAGGAAGGCGAGTGCAACCGTCCCATGAACATAATGGTCGCCCGACAGCGCTATATGTTCCTGTGGGATGATGAAATGTTCGCCCAGCATGCATTTGTGGAAACCAAGTCGATCGGCCGTCGCCACCGCCTGTCCGATGTCATCTCCGGTCAAAGCATATTCCCAGGGCTGCGTCATCGCGGCGACGTGCATGCTGTTGGGAACGCCGATGTTGAGCTTCATGATGATCCTCCCATATTCTCCGGGCGAAAGGATAGACGGGGCGGGGTGCGCGGCACCTTCCCGCCGGAAGGGGAAGCCGCCCTGAAATCTGTGCCCGACGATTTTCGGCACGGCAAAATGCCCTTCCCCCATCCTCACCATCAGCCGTGCCCTGTCCGAAGAGAGGGTCAGGGCTTTCGATGGGCGGATTCCTTCGAACCCGTCAAGGCAGCGTCACGCCTCCAGCGGCACGAGTTCGCCCGTGATGCGAATGCCCGCGCCGTCGACCTTATAAGTCTTGTTCATGAAGATCAGGATCGACGTCAGCGCTTCGGCAGCGGCGGAATTGACGAGCGCACCACCATGCAGCCCCCGCAACCCCATGGCATCAGCCAGTGCCACAACGCGCGCCCGGGCATCCTTGTCATCGCCAAATACCAGCACGTCGCACCCGACATCGACATCCTTCGCCAGCTTGTGCGCGGCGACATTGTGGAAAGCGGAGACCAGCGTGACATCCTGTCCCAGCACGTCCTGCGCCTTCTGGGCGGCGGAGCCTTCATCCGGCAACTGGACGCGCATCACCTTGGGCGGAACGAGCGGGACAGTCGTGTCCACGACCAGCTTGCCCGCGACATGGGGGGCAATGTCGCGAAGCGTCGCCTCCTGTGCGGCAAAGGGCACCGTCACGATGACAATGTCCGCTTCCGCCGCGACATCCGCATTGGCGCCCCCGCGCAGACCGTGCCCCAGTTCCGAGGCTGCCTTTTCCGCACTTTCGGCTTTTCGCGATCCGATCGTCACGGGATAACCGGCACGCGCCAGCCGCCAGGCGATCGCAGCGCCCAGATTGCCGGTGCCGCCGACGACGGCAATGGCAGGAAATGTCATAGAATGTCCTTCGATTGGTTGGCGGTAAAGCGCATCATGTCTGCAAATACCGCGGAATGGGACGTGAACCCGCCGTCGGCGACAATCGAAGCGCCGGTGATGTAGCGGGATTGATCGGATGCCAGAAACGCGACTACCTCTGCAATATCCTCCGGCCGACCGAGATAGTCGACCATATTATGCTCCCGCATCAGCGCCTGTGCCTCCGGCGGCATGTTGCGGTCCAGAGCCTCCGTCATCACCAGCCCGACAACGACGACATTGGACCGGATGCCCTGCTTTCCATATTGCGTGGCGATATAGCGGGACAGGCTGAGCAGGCCGGCCTTGGTCGTGCCATAAGCGGGAAAGTCGAGATCCCCGGCGAGGCCCTTGCCCGATCCGGTAAAGACGACCGAACCGCCGCCCGCAGCGATCATGCGCGGGATGGCATGTTTTGCGGTGAGCATCGCCCCGCGAAGGTTGACCGCAAAGGCACGGTCCCAGAAGTCGGCATCCATATCTGCGATCAGCCCATCACCGGCCAACATACCGGTCTGCGCTGCATTGGCGTGCAGGATGTCGAGCCTGCCGAAACGATCCACGACCTGGGCGATGCCGTTCGCCACCGTCTCCTCGTCGGTGACATCCATGATGAGGGCGATCGCCTCTCCGCCAGTTGCCTCGACCCGCGCGACGGCTTCATCGAGCGGCGCAGCCTCCGGCCCTGCCACGGCGATCTTCGCCCCACGGCCCGCCAGCATGAGCGCGGTGGCCAGACCGATGCCGGTTCCTCCGCCGGTGACAATCGCAACCTTGTCCTTCACCGGATATTGCAGGTCGGTCATAGCGTCTCCGATAAGGCAAGGGGCCGTGGCGGCACCGGTTGATAAAGTGTCGTGCGCTGGCGGACAGGCCGTCCCACCGAGGCCGCCAGAGCCTGCATTTCCTTAGGCCCGAATTCCTGCCCATTGACGCCACCGGCAGCCCGGGTAATCGATTCATCCATCAGCGTGCCACCCATGTCATTGGCGCCTGCATTCAGGATCGCCGCGGCCCCTTCCGGTCCCATCTTCACCCAGGACACCTGGATATTGGGGATCACCGGATGCAGCACGATGCGCGCCACCGCGTGCATCAACACGGCCTCCCGATAGCTTGGCCCGGACCGTGCCAGCCCCTTGCGCCAGATCGGCGATTCCATATGCACGAACGGCAGCGGCACGAATTCGGTGAAGCCGCCCGTCTCCTCCTGCAACCCGCGGATGCGGAGCAGATGGCGCGCCCAATGGCGATATTCCTCGACATGGCCGAACATGATCGTCGCCGTGCTGCGCAGGCCCACCCCATGCGCCACGCGCATCACCTCGATCCACTCATCCGCCGTCACCTTGTCAGGGCAGATGATGGCGCGAACTTCGGGATCCAGTATCTCCGCCGCCGTGCCGGGTAGCGTGGACAGCCCCGCTTCCCTCAGCCGTGCCAGATAATCCTCCAGCGGCAGACCGAGCGTGCGCGCACCGTGCGTCACCTCCAGCGGCGAAAAGGCATGGATATGAATATCGGGCGCGGCCTCACGCACTGCCTTCAGGACATCAAGATAGGTGTGACCGTCATAATCGGGATGAATCCCGCCCTGAAGGCAGACTTCGGTCGCGCCGCGATCCCAGGCTTCGGCCGCGCGGCGTCCGATCTCCTCCATGTCGAGCCTGTAGGCCGGACCGCGCATGGCCTTGGTGCTGCCCTTCGAGAAGGCGCAGAAACCACATTTGTAGAGGCAGATATTGGTATAGTTGATGTTGCGGTTGACCGCATAGGTCAGCATGTCGCCCACGGCCTGCCGCCTCAACCGATCGGCCTGGTTGACGATGGCGGTGAAATCATCCTGCTCGGCATCGAACAGGGTGACAATGTCCGCTTCGCTCAGCCGCTCACCCTCCTCCGCCGCGGCAAGGATGGAGAGGACCGATCGGGAGGCCAGAACGGGCTCCACGGCCATGATGTCGGGCGCGGGATCGCCATGCCCTGCGGACCAGTCGTCGACCTTGGGCAATCCCCGCCCGTCGATGGCACGCAGGATCTGGGTGGCGATGGCTGGCGCTACCCAATCCCGCGCGGCGAGCGCATGACGCGGACCGATGGCGAGCCGCTGCATCAATATGCGGCCCGCGGCTTTGGTGGCGTCCTCCAATATCTCCAGATGCGGCCAGGGCGCCTCCGGGTTTACATGGTCCGGCGTCACGGGCGACACCCCGCCCCAATCATTGACGCCGGCCCGGATCAGCGGCGCCAGATCGACGCGATCGTGGAGATTGGGCGGTGCCTGGATCGTCATCTCAGGCCCCAGGATGATCCGCGCGGCGGCGATGCCCCAAAGATGATCGTCAAGCGACGGTTCGGCATGATCCGCCATCCGCGTTCCCGGCTTTGCGCGGAAATTCTGGATGATGACTTCCTGAACATGGCCGTAGCGGCGATGCAGATCGCGAATGGCGACCAGCGCTTCCACCTGCTCATCGCGGGTTTCGCCGATGCCGATCAGCAGGCCGGTCGTGAATGGCACGCGCGCCCGTCCGGCCTCCTCGATGGCGGCCAATCGCAGGGCCGGCTCCTTGTCGGGCGAACCGAAATGCGGGCCGCCGCGTGCGCACAGCCGGTCGGAACTGCTTTCCAGCATGATGCCCATGGAAGCGGAATGCGGCCTCAACAGCGCATAGTCGGCGCTGTCCATCAGACCGGGATTGAGATGAGGCAGCAAGCCCGTCTCGCGGAACACCAGTTCCGCCATTTCGGCAAGATAGGACAGGGTCGAGTCATGCCCAAGCCCCGCGAGAGCCTCACGCGCAGCGGCATAGCGGGCCTCCGGCCTATCGCCGAGCGTGAAAAGGGCTTCCCGGCATCCGGCCGCCGCCCCCGCGCGGGCAATGGCCAGAACCTCGTCTCTGCTGAGATAGGCATCACCGGCGCGGGCCGGCGTGGTGGCGAAGGTGCAATAATGGCAGACGTCGCGGCACAATTTG is a genomic window of Sphingobium sp. TKS containing:
- a CDS encoding FAD-dependent oxidoreductase, with product MAQYDVVVVGSGAAGMTAAIRAASAGLSVLVLEKAEHFGGTTSVSGGGIWIPDSPQAKAAGVEDSRAVARQYVLDVIGPTANPALIDAYLDAGPEMVEWLDKNSEVHFLLSPPSSDWYPEVGGAADHGRLLSPQEYDGKKLGDHFAELRPAREEFNAPGGFMIDLFDLPYLAEMPSPRSLFHFGKLAAKFGLDKVRRYPRGTRLTMGNALAARLIRSAIDAGVTLRKDAAVDRLLVKAGRVTGVRVGGEDIEARVGVLLASGGFSASEQLRKAYIPYAEEHISILPYENTGDGMNMGLDAGASLDGDNLVNAVWAVVSKMTRPDGYVARYAHLIDMSKPGCIAVDAKGERFGNEASVHFVEAMHKSGTVPAHIIGDAAFIKKYGMGMVYPGGGGLKKLIAAGYVTAAPSLRELADKIGVDADGLVATVAKMNRYAETGKDLDFGKGDTQIDIEIGDPRHQPNPCLGRVEKAPFYAIQIYPGDGSTTVGLKIDAQCRVIGTDGAPVAGLFAAGLDANSIWRGKSPAHGCNVGPAMVTGFIAGKAMAESLVPA
- a CDS encoding TIGR03619 family F420-dependent LLM class oxidoreductase, whose protein sequence is MKLNIGVPNSMHVAAMTQPWEYALTGDDIGQAVATADRLGFHKCMLGEHFIIPQEHIALSGDHYVHGTVALAFLAGRTRNMKLSSSVSILPLQSPIVHAKAWSTLDWLSGGRATALFGVGWLKEEFDMLGVDFHQRGRMADEYVAAIMELWTSEKPEFEGEFVRFRNVGFAPKPVQQPRLPIWFGGDAEPVLRRVAKFGDGWSPFRTPPEKFPECLDFIRSQPEYDGRPIDMFFALEMLNVGAHHEIMDDPRAPGTRDAQKVIDQVGWLKELGVNETIVPLPPGISGLTEYLERLQWVAEEIMPKI
- the npdG gene encoding NADPH-dependent F420 reductase, coding for MTFPAIAVVGGTGNLGAAIAWRLARAGYPVTIGSRKAESAEKAASELGHGLRGGANADVAAEADIVIVTVPFAAQEATLRDIAPHVAGKLVVDTTVPLVPPKVMRVQLPDEGSAAQKAQDVLGQDVTLVSAFHNVAAHKLAKDVDVGCDVLVFGDDKDARARVVALADAMGLRGLHGGALVNSAAAEALTSILIFMNKTYKVDGAGIRITGELVPLEA
- a CDS encoding SDR family NAD(P)-dependent oxidoreductase produces the protein MTDLQYPVKDKVAIVTGGGTGIGLATALMLAGRGAKIAVAGPEAAPLDEAVARVEATGGEAIALIMDVTDEETVANGIAQVVDRFGRLDILHANAAQTGMLAGDGLIADMDADFWDRAFAVNLRGAMLTAKHAIPRMIAAGGGSVVFTGSGKGLAGDLDFPAYGTTKAGLLSLSRYIATQYGKQGIRSNVVVVGLVMTEALDRNMPPEAQALMREHNMVDYLGRPEDIAEVVAFLASDQSRYITGASIVADGGFTSHSAVFADMMRFTANQSKDIL
- the cofH gene encoding 5-amino-6-(D-ribitylamino)uracil--L-tyrosine 4-hydroxyphenyl transferase CofH, encoding MTLDLLHLSEDEAAGIAAVLRSPSLADMMEAAEAMTVAAHGRRVTYSRKVFIPLTKLCRDVCHYCTFATTPARAGDAYLSRDEVLAIARAGAAAGCREALFTLGDRPEARYAAAREALAGLGHDSTLSYLAEMAELVFRETGLLPHLNPGLMDSADYALLRPHSASMGIMLESSSDRLCARGGPHFGSPDKEPALRLAAIEEAGRARVPFTTGLLIGIGETRDEQVEALVAIRDLHRRYGHVQEVIIQNFRAKPGTRMADHAEPSLDDHLWGIAAARIILGPEMTIQAPPNLHDRVDLAPLIRAGVNDWGGVSPVTPDHVNPEAPWPHLEILEDATKAAGRILMQRLAIGPRHALAARDWVAPAIATQILRAIDGRGLPKVDDWSAGHGDPAPDIMAVEPVLASRSVLSILAAAEEGERLSEADIVTLFDAEQDDFTAIVNQADRLRRQAVGDMLTYAVNRNINYTNICLYKCGFCAFSKGSTKAMRGPAYRLDMEEIGRRAAEAWDRGATEVCLQGGIHPDYDGHTYLDVLKAVREAAPDIHIHAFSPLEVTHGARTLGLPLEDYLARLREAGLSTLPGTAAEILDPEVRAIICPDKVTADEWIEVMRVAHGVGLRSTATIMFGHVEEYRHWARHLLRIRGLQEETGGFTEFVPLPFVHMESPIWRKGLARSGPSYREAVLMHAVARIVLHPVIPNIQVSWVKMGPEGAAAILNAGANDMGGTLMDESITRAAGGVNGQEFGPKEMQALAASVGRPVRQRTTLYQPVPPRPLALSETL